CATCTTGTTGCCAGTCGGAAAGATCAGGCCGCTGGCGCAGTCGGGCGGCCAGCCCTATGTCCCGCTGCTACGCGTGCGCGTGACCGCAGAAGGAGAACAGCCGAGCGCGCGGACTTTCCTCATCGGCAAGATTGCGCCTGCCCAGCCGACGCGCGTGATGCCGTTCCAACTGGACGAGATGCCGCAGGTCCACAGCGATATCGGATTGAAGCCGCTCGACTGACCGCGTCCCCGCCGCTAGGTCTGCACGCGATGGACACGCTCGTATCGACCGACTGGCTGGCGCGCGAACTCGGTGCCACCGACCTGGTGGTGCTCGATGCTTCGCGACACCTTCCCGCCGCTGGTCGCGATCCGGGAGCCGAATTTCTAGATGGACACATCCCCGGCGCGCGGTTCTTAGACCTTGGGCGGCTCACTGATCCCGCGTCGCCGGTCGGCGCGACTTTGCCGGGGTCCATTCAGGCCTCCGTCGTCTTGGGCGCACTTGGCCTCGAGCGCGAACAACGAATCGTGATTTACGACGACAGCGCGGTGAAGACCTCAGCGCGCGCATGGTTCATACTTGCCGGCTATGGCTTTGAGCATATTGCAATCCTCGACGGTGGGATCGCCAAATGGCGAGCGGAAGGCCGACCGATCGCAAGCGGCAAGGCCGATCTTGAACCGCGATTGCTTCCGCCAACAGAGTTTCAAGGTAACGTCCGGCGGAAGCAGCAGATGCTCGCCAACCTCGCCACCCGCACCGAACAGGTCATCGACGCGCGCGATGCCGGTCGCTTCACCGGCGAGACGATCGACACCGTGCACAACCTGCCGGGCGGGCACATACCGGGCGCGCGCAACGTGTTCTTCGCCGAGCTCTACAATCCCGACGGCACCTTGCGCCCAAACGACGAGCTGCGCAGCGCGTTCGAAGCCGCCGGAGTGGATCTTGCCGCGCCGATCGTCACCAGCTGCGGCAGCGGCGTGACCGCGTGTGCGCTCCTGTTCGCGCTCGACCGGTTGGGCAAGCGCGACACTGCGCTCTATGACGGCAGCTGGAGCGAATGGGGGGCCGATCCGGCCACACCCAAGGAAACGGGGCTCGCCGCCTGACGATGGCCAAGGACAAACACGACGATATCCGCCCCGCGACTCGCCTCGTCACCGGAGGGCGCCGACCAGAATGGACGGGGGCGGTGGTCAACCCGCCTGTCTGGCGCGCCAGCACACACCTTTACGAAGACACCGCCGCTCTTAAGGAAGGCAAGAAGGGTAACCGCGACGGGCGGTTCTTTTATGGTCGCCGGGGGGCCCCGACCCAGTGGGCCCTGGCCGAGGCGCTGACGGAGCTTGAACCGGGCGCGGCGGGAACGGTGCTCTACCCCAGTGGCGTCGCCGCGCTTTCCGGCGCGTTGCTGGCGGTGCTGAAGCCCGGCGACGTGCTGCTGGTGACCGACAATGCCTACGATCCCACGCGGACGATGGCGACCGGGCTGCTCAAGCGATTCGGGGTCGAAGCGCGGTTCTTCGATCCGCTCGACCTCGATGCGTTCGCCGATGCGTTTTGCGACCGCACCCGCGCGGTGATGCTCGAAAGCCCCGGCAGCCTGACGATGGAAGTGTGCGACGTACCTGCGATGGCGGCCATCGCGCGCGACAAGGGCGCGGTCAGCCTGCTCGACAACACCTGGGCCAGTTCGCTCGGCTTCGCCGCTCTCAAGCATGGATGCGATATCGCGATCCAGGCGCTTACCAAGCATGTCGGCGGGCATTCGGACCTTATGATGGGCAGCGCGACGGCTGCCGAACCGTGGCACACCCGGCTGCGCCGCACCGCGCAGGCGCTTGGCCATGTGGTCTCGCCCGACGACGCGGCCCTTGCCACCCGTGGACTGCGCACGATGGGCATCCGGCTTCGGCAGGAAACCGAGAGTGCACTGGCACTCGCCGAATGGCTCGAAACGAGACCCGAAGTCGGCAAGGTAATGTGTCCGATGCTGCCAGGCTCACCCGGACACGAGCTGTGGAAGCGTGACTTTACCGGCGGCTGCGGGTTGTTCAGTTTCCTGCTGACGACCGATGACGATGCCGCGCGCGCGCGCTTTATCGACGCGCTCGATTTGTTCGGCATCGGCTATTCGTGGGGCGGGTTCGAAAGCCTCGCGCTGCCGGTCGACCCGGCCTTCGACCGCACGGCTACGCCTTGGCCGCCAGCCGGGTGGGCTGGTGACAAGGCGCTCGCAATCCGGCTATCGATAGGCCTCGAAGACCCCGACGACCTGCGCGCTGACCTGGAACGCGGGTTTGCCGCCATGGAGAATACATGATTTCCTTGCTGTCAGCCGCCGCTGCCACGCTTCCCACGCCAAGTGCTGTCCCTAGCGACATAGCGAGCGACATGGCCAAGCCGAGCGATGTAGCGACCGATGCGGGAGTGAAGGCGGCCGAAGGGATCAAGGCAGCGGTCGGTAGCAAGAGCGCGACCGTCGGAGACGTGATCCAGTCGCTCGACAACATCGCGATCAACATCGGCAATTTCCACTTCTCGGTGTGGGACGCGATCGTCGTGCTGATCGTGATCGGCGTGGTCTATGTGCTGGCCTGGTCGATCAGCAAGGGTGCCCGCGCGATGCTGCGGCGGATGACGCGGCTTGACGTGACCCAGCGCATCCTTGCCGAAAAGCTGGTTACCCTCGCAGTGTGGGGAATCGCGATCCTTTCGGGGATGAACTTCCTCGGCATCGACCTGACTGCGTTGACGGTGTTCTCCGGCGCCTTCGGCCTCGCCATCGGCTTCGGCCTGCAGAAGACCTTCGGCAACCTGATTGCCGGGATCATCCTGCTGATGGACCGTTCGATCAAGCCGGGCGACGTGATCGCGATTGCCGACGCGGCCGGCAATTCGACCTTCGGCCAGATTCGCAAGATCGGCATCCGCGCCGTTTCGTTGGTCACGCGCGACCAGAAGGAATACCTGATCCCGAACGAAAACCTGATGATCAACCAGGTCGAGAACTGGTCCTATTCGTCGAAGAACGTGCGCATCCAGGTGCCCGTAGGGGTATCCTACAATTGCGATATCAAGCTGGCCGAAAAGCTGATGCTGGATGCCGCCAAAAGCGTGCCGCGTATCCTCAAGACTCCCCCGTCGACAGTCTGGCTGGACGGATATGGAGACAGTTCGGTCAACTTCATAATCCAGTGCTGGATCGACGATCCGGAGGATGGAATCGGCAATATCCGGTCCGAAGTACTCAAGAAACTATGGGACCTGCTGGCCGAAAACGGTATCGAAATCCCGTTCCCGCAACGCGATCTCAACTTGCGTAATAACGACGAGTTCCAGCAACTTGTCGCCGCCATCTCGCAACGCGTCGAACTGGGCGGATCGAAGTCAGATTAGAACTTGCGAGTTATCTGAAATAGCTCCGCTTCGCAGGTAATTACGGAAGCTTTCAAAAACTTCGCTTCTCTGCCGGACAGGCATTCTGGTTGGCGCAAACCCGGCCACGCGACCATTTGCGACCCGCTATGGAAGCGATCGGAACAGTCTATCTCGTTGGTGCAGGACCGGGTGATCCGGACCTGCTGACGCTGCGAGCGGCGAGCCTGCTCGAGCGAGCGCGTATTGTCGTGCACGACGGGTTGGTCGATCCGCAAGTACTTGCACTTGCCCCTGCCGATGCGCGGCTGGTTTCGGTCGCCAAACGGCGCGCGCACCACACTCTCCCGCAAGAAGATATCTGCGCGCTGCTTGTGCGTGAAGCGCTTGCCGGCAACGATGTCGTACGGCTCAAGGGCGGCGACCCGCTGGTGTTCGGGCGCGGCGGCGAAGAGGCCGAGGCGTGCCGTGCGGCTGGCGTGCCGGTAGAGATCGTCCCGGGGATCAGCGCCGCCAACGGTGCCGCAGCTGCTGCGCAGATCGCCCTGACCCATCGCGATGCCGCCAGCGTGGTCAGCTTCGTCGCCGGACAATGCAAGGGCCTGTCAGACCAGGACTGGACCGGGCTGGCCGGCAAGGGCCGTACGCTGGTCATCTACATGGGCGTGAAGACGGCCCCGGCAATCGCCGAGAAGCTGATCGCAGACGGTCTCGCACCCGACATGCCCTTGGCAGTGATCGAGAACGCCTGCCGCCCGCAGATGCGGGTGCTGCGCGGCCCGCTTGCCGCGCTCCCGGACATCGTCGTGCGCGAAGCGGTCCAAAGTCCCGCGCTGATCGTGATCGGCCAAGTTACCGCGCGCGAAGATCACGCGCTCGCCACTCTCGCGCTGGAGGCGCAGTCATGAAAATCATTACCGGCAACGACCTGAAGAGCGGCGCGGTGACCTGGTGGACCGGCTACGAATGGTCGCTCCACGTCGCCGATGCGATCGATGCGGGCGACAACGCCGAAGCGATCGCCGCGCGCGAGGAAGCTGCACGCCGGGTCAACGCGCCCTACGTGATCGCGGGAGAAGTGAATGCCGAAGGCAACGTCCGCCCCGCGCATATCAAGGATCGCATCCGTGCGCTGGGCCCGACCGTGCGCCCTGACCTCACCGTCAAACCGGCCGATCCCGCCATCGGCACCTGGGTTATCTAGGGGTGATCTGATGTATCGCTACGACCAATACGACCAGGCGATGGTCGATGCCCGAGTGGAGGAATTCCGCGATCAGGTCCGCCGCCGGCTCGAAGGGCGCATCACCGAAGACCAGTTCAAGCCGCTACGGCTGCAGAACGGGCTCTACCTCCAGCTCCACGCCTACATGCTGCGGGTCGCGGTGCCTTACGGCACACTCAATTCCACGCAGATGCATGCATTGGCAGACATCGCCGACAAATACGATCGCGGATACGGGCACTTCACCACCCGGCAGAACATCCAGTACAACTGGATCCGGCTCGACCAGACGCCCGACCTGCTGGCCGATCTCGCCAAGGTCGAGATGCACGCGATCCAGACCAGCGGCAACTGCATCCGCAACATCAGTTCGGATCACTACGCCGGGGCTGCTGCCGACGAGATCGCCGATCCGCGCCCCTATGCCGAACTGCTGCGGCAATGGTCGAGCTTCCACCCGGAATTCCTCGCCCTGCCACGCAAGTTCAAGATCTGCGTGATCGCCAGCGAGGCCGACCGCGCGGCGATGAAGCTGCACGACATCGGCATTCGCATCGTCAGGAACGCTGCGGGCGAAATCGGCGCGGCATTCTACGTTGGCGGGGGGATGGGCCGCACCCCGATGATCGCGCCGTGCATCAACCCGTTCGTGCCGATCGACCGGCTGGTGACTTATTGCGAGGCGGTGCTGAGGGTCTACAATCGCCACGGTCGGCGCGACAACAAATACAAGGCGCGAATCAAGATCCTCGTGCACGAACTGGGAGCGGAGGAATTCACTCGCCAGGTCGAGCAAGAATTTGCGCACATGCTGGCGCAGGATATCGAACCGCCACTGGCCGAGCTTGAGCGGATCGCGGCCCATTTCGCCCCGCCTGCATTCGAAACCGACCTCGACGAGAGCATAGACCGTGCAGACCCCGATTTCGCGCTGTGGGTCGATACAAACACCGTGCCGCACAAGGCCTCCGGCTATGTCTCGGCCGTGATCAGCCTCAAGCCCGTCGGCGGGATACCCGGCGACGCCAGCTCCGCCCAGATGCGGCTGATGGCGGATCTCGCGAGGCAATACAGCTTCGACGAATGCCGCGTGACACACACCCAGAACATCGTGTTGCCGCACGTACGCAAGGCCGACCTTCACGCGCTATGGACCGCGCTGGAGGCTGCGGACCTGGGCACAGCCAACCTCGATCGCGCGGGCGACATCATTGCCTGCCCGGGGCTCGACTACTGCAGCCTCGCCAACGCGCGCTCGATCCCGGTCGCGCAGCAGATCTCGCAGCGCCTTTCGCCGAAGTCGGCCGAACTCGGCGAACTCAAGATCAAGGTCAGCGGGTGCATCAACGCCTGCGGACACCACCACGCGGGCCACATCGGCGTACTCGGTGTGGACCGCAAGGGGGTCGAGAATTACCAGCTCCTGCTCGGCGGAAGCGAAGCCGAAGACACATCGCTCGCCAAGATCACCGGCCCCGGTTTCGACGAAGCAGGGATCGTGAATGCGGTCGAGAAGGCGACCGAGGTCTATCTCGCCCAGCGCAGCAACGGAGAGCGCTTTCTCGATACCTATCGCCGGATCGGCATCGATCCGTTCAAGGAGGCGATCTATGGCTGACCTGCTGCGTTTTCGCGATGACGAACCGGTCGATCACCCTGCGGTAACGGTCGATTCGTATCTCGGGCAGGACGATGCCGCCGCCGTGCGGATCGAACCGGGCGACGACGCACGTGCACTGATCCCGCACATTGCCGCGCTCAAGCTGGTGGAAATCAACTTCCCCGCCTTCACCGACGGGCGCGGCTATTCGGCGGCGCGCGTGCTGCGCGAAGCAGGATACACCGGCGAATTGCGCGCAGTGGGCGATGTCTTGGTTGATCAGCTTTCGGCGATGCGCCGCTGCGGGTTCGACAGCTTCGAGCCCGACCGGCCGTTCGACGCGGCAGAAGCCAGCGCGGCGCTCGCGACCTGGCCCGATGTCTACCAGCCTGCTGCGGACGCCCGCGCCCCGATCTGGCGCCTGCGCCATGGCTGAAGCCGATCCCATTCGCCTGCGCGACCGGATCGATGCTGGCCCCCGCTTTACTGCCAACGATGCGGAGAGACGGAACCAGCGCTTCCACGGT
Above is a window of Tsuneonella mangrovi DNA encoding:
- a CDS encoding DUF2849 domain-containing protein, whose protein sequence is MKIITGNDLKSGAVTWWTGYEWSLHVADAIDAGDNAEAIAAREEAARRVNAPYVIAGEVNAEGNVRPAHIKDRIRALGPTVRPDLTVKPADPAIGTWVI
- the cobA gene encoding uroporphyrinogen-III C-methyltransferase — its product is MEAIGTVYLVGAGPGDPDLLTLRAASLLERARIVVHDGLVDPQVLALAPADARLVSVAKRRAHHTLPQEDICALLVREALAGNDVVRLKGGDPLVFGRGGEEAEACRAAGVPVEIVPGISAANGAAAAAQIALTHRDAASVVSFVAGQCKGLSDQDWTGLAGKGRTLVIYMGVKTAPAIAEKLIADGLAPDMPLAVIENACRPQMRVLRGPLAALPDIVVREAVQSPALIVIGQVTAREDHALATLALEAQS
- a CDS encoding DUF934 domain-containing protein; this translates as MADLLRFRDDEPVDHPAVTVDSYLGQDDAAAVRIEPGDDARALIPHIAALKLVEINFPAFTDGRGYSAARVLREAGYTGELRAVGDVLVDQLSAMRRCGFDSFEPDRPFDAAEASAALATWPDVYQPAADARAPIWRLRHG
- a CDS encoding nitrite/sulfite reductase yields the protein MYRYDQYDQAMVDARVEEFRDQVRRRLEGRITEDQFKPLRLQNGLYLQLHAYMLRVAVPYGTLNSTQMHALADIADKYDRGYGHFTTRQNIQYNWIRLDQTPDLLADLAKVEMHAIQTSGNCIRNISSDHYAGAAADEIADPRPYAELLRQWSSFHPEFLALPRKFKICVIASEADRAAMKLHDIGIRIVRNAAGEIGAAFYVGGGMGRTPMIAPCINPFVPIDRLVTYCEAVLRVYNRHGRRDNKYKARIKILVHELGAEEFTRQVEQEFAHMLAQDIEPPLAELERIAAHFAPPAFETDLDESIDRADPDFALWVDTNTVPHKASGYVSAVISLKPVGGIPGDASSAQMRLMADLARQYSFDECRVTHTQNIVLPHVRKADLHALWTALEAADLGTANLDRAGDIIACPGLDYCSLANARSIPVAQQISQRLSPKSAELGELKIKVSGCINACGHHHAGHIGVLGVDRKGVENYQLLLGGSEAEDTSLAKITGPGFDEAGIVNAVEKATEVYLAQRSNGERFLDTYRRIGIDPFKEAIYG
- a CDS encoding mechanosensitive ion channel domain-containing protein, whose product is MISLLSAAAATLPTPSAVPSDIASDMAKPSDVATDAGVKAAEGIKAAVGSKSATVGDVIQSLDNIAINIGNFHFSVWDAIVVLIVIGVVYVLAWSISKGARAMLRRMTRLDVTQRILAEKLVTLAVWGIAILSGMNFLGIDLTALTVFSGAFGLAIGFGLQKTFGNLIAGIILLMDRSIKPGDVIAIADAAGNSTFGQIRKIGIRAVSLVTRDQKEYLIPNENLMINQVENWSYSSKNVRIQVPVGVSYNCDIKLAEKLMLDAAKSVPRILKTPPSTVWLDGYGDSSVNFIIQCWIDDPEDGIGNIRSEVLKKLWDLLAENGIEIPFPQRDLNLRNNDEFQQLVAAISQRVELGGSKSD
- the metC gene encoding cystathionine beta-lyase, which produces MAKDKHDDIRPATRLVTGGRRPEWTGAVVNPPVWRASTHLYEDTAALKEGKKGNRDGRFFYGRRGAPTQWALAEALTELEPGAAGTVLYPSGVAALSGALLAVLKPGDVLLVTDNAYDPTRTMATGLLKRFGVEARFFDPLDLDAFADAFCDRTRAVMLESPGSLTMEVCDVPAMAAIARDKGAVSLLDNTWASSLGFAALKHGCDIAIQALTKHVGGHSDLMMGSATAAEPWHTRLRRTAQALGHVVSPDDAALATRGLRTMGIRLRQETESALALAEWLETRPEVGKVMCPMLPGSPGHELWKRDFTGGCGLFSFLLTTDDDAARARFIDALDLFGIGYSWGGFESLALPVDPAFDRTATPWPPAGWAGDKALAIRLSIGLEDPDDLRADLERGFAAMENT
- a CDS encoding sulfurtransferase gives rise to the protein MDTLVSTDWLARELGATDLVVLDASRHLPAAGRDPGAEFLDGHIPGARFLDLGRLTDPASPVGATLPGSIQASVVLGALGLEREQRIVIYDDSAVKTSARAWFILAGYGFEHIAILDGGIAKWRAEGRPIASGKADLEPRLLPPTEFQGNVRRKQQMLANLATRTEQVIDARDAGRFTGETIDTVHNLPGGHIPGARNVFFAELYNPDGTLRPNDELRSAFEAAGVDLAAPIVTSCGSGVTACALLFALDRLGKRDTALYDGSWSEWGADPATPKETGLAA